Sequence from the bacterium genome:
TTGAAAAAGTGTCATATTCTTCCTAAATTAAAATGAAAAAATTAATTTTTTAAAAAAAGAAAGGAAGAGATATGGCACATAAAAAAGATAACGGATTAGTCAGAGAAATGCAAAAGGTTTTGTTGGACGATTCGGATTTTCTTAAAAAGCTGATACAAGAGAATCTTCAAAAGATATTAGAAGCAGAGTTTGAGAGCAAAATACAGGCAAAGCCTTACGATCGTACAGGTGACAGGCAGTGTTAATAGTAATAGGCATAAGTAGTAAAGGATACAGGGAGATACTGTCAGTAGATGTAGGCGATAGTGAAGATGAACAAACCTGGACAAATATATTCAGGGGATTGAAGGACAGAGGATTAAAAGGTGTAACTTATGTAGTATCTGACGATCATTCCGGACTTGTTAAGTCAATAAAGCGGGAGTTTCAGGGATCAGCCTGGCAGCGTTGTCAAGTCCATTTTATCAGGTATTTCATGAGTAAGTTCAGTAAAAAAGAGCGTCCCGATTATTTACGTAAATTAAAAGATGTATTCAATGCTCCTGACATAAAAGAAGCAATTGAACGTAAGGATAAATTGGTCATAGAATTAGAATCATATAAAAAAGAGATATCAGAATGGCTTGATAATGAGATAGAGTCCTGTTTCTCAGTATATAGTCTTCCTTTTGAACATCAAAAACGAATGCGTTCAACAAACATGATTGAAAGATTTAATCAGGAGCTTTTGAGGAGAAGCCGGGTTATAAGAA
This genomic interval carries:
- a CDS encoding transposase — encoded protein: MLIVIGISSKGYREILSVDVGDSEDEQTWTNIFRGLKDRGLKGVTYVVSDDHSGLVKSIKREFQGSAWQRCQVHFIRYFMSKFSKKERPDYLRKLKDVFNAPDIKEAIERKDKLVIELESYKKEISEWLDNEIESCFSVYSLPFEHQKRMRSTNMIERFNQELLRRSRVIRIFPNVESIIRLFGSMCIEQSEKWQTGYRYLDMTLPRPKK